In Camelina sativa cultivar DH55 chromosome 16, Cs, whole genome shotgun sequence, a single window of DNA contains:
- the LOC104751372 gene encoding pathogenesis-related protein 5-like: protein MAKVSSIHILFFVFITSGIAVSATVFTIQNSCPYTVWPGTLSGNSITLGDGGFQLTPGASVQLTAPVGWSGRFWGRTGCNFDASGRGTCVTGDCGGVLKCIGGGEPPATLAEFTVGSSNAGMDFYDVSLVDGYNVKMGIAPQGGFGNCKYAGCVSDINEICPNELRIMDPGSGSIAACKSACAAFSSPEFCCTGAHSTPQTCSPTYYSTMFKNACPSAYSYAYDDASSTFTCTGSNYLITFCPTQS, encoded by the exons atggcGAAAGTCTCCAGTATTCACATTCTCTTCTTCGTGTTCATCACAA GCGGCATTGCTGTTTCCGCCACCGTCTTCACTATACAAAACAGTTGCCCTTACACCGTCTGGCCCGGAACGCTCTCAGGCAACAGCATCACCCTCGGCGACGGCGGTTTTCAATTAACTCCAGGCGCTTCCGTACAGCTCACGGCTCCTGTGGGGTGGTCAGGTCGCTTCTGGGGTCGTACCGGCTGCAACTTCGATGCATCAGGCCGCGGTACCTGCGTCACCGGAGACTGCGGTGGCGTTCTTAAATGTATCGGCGGCGGAGAACCTCCAGCGACTCTGGCCGAATTCACTGTCGGATCAAGCAATGCCGGCATGGATTTTTACGACGTGAGCCTCGTCGACGGTTACAATGTCAAGATGGGGATTGCACCTCAGGGAGGATTCGGAAACTGCAAATACGCAG GCTGCGTCTCCGACATCAACGAGATTTGCCCTAACGAGCTTCGGATCATGGATCCGGGTTCGGGAAGTATCGCGGCGTGTAAGAGCGCCTGCGCGGCGTTTAGTTCGCCGGAATTTTGCTGTACCGGAGCTCACTCGACGCCGCAAACTTGTTCTCCGACGTATTACTCGACGATGTTCAAGAACGCTTGCCCTAGCGCTTACAGTTACGCTTACGACGACGCTTCGAGCACTTTCACTTGTACCGGATCTAATTACTTGATCACTTTTTGCCCTACGCAGTCTTAA